A region of Cheilinus undulatus linkage group 10, ASM1832078v1, whole genome shotgun sequence DNA encodes the following proteins:
- the LOC121516527 gene encoding SH2 domain-containing protein 1A-like: MEKLNVYHGPIGKEEGERRLAQDGRDGCYLVRNSDSVPGVFCLCVLCKGYVYTYRLHKDDTGTWAAETTPGVQKRCFRQIKNLIATFQRPGQGIAMPLLYPVTAQRRAQTHRGTDSQ, translated from the exons ATGGAGAAACTGAATGTCTACCACGGTCCTATTGGTAAAGAAGAAGGAGAGCGGCGGTTGGCCCAGGATGGGCGGGATGGGTGCTACCTAGTCCGTAACAGTGATTCTGTGCCCGGCGTCTTCTGCCTGTGTGTGCT gtgcaAGGGGTACGTCTACACATACAGACTTCACAAGGACGATACAGGGACATGGGCAGCTGAG ACCACTCCTGGTGTGCAGAAGCGATGTTTCCGGCAAATCAAGAACTTGATAGCAACTTTCCAGAGGCCTGGACAAGGAATTGCCATGCCTCTGCTCTACCCTGTCACCGCTCAGAGAcgagcacaaacacacagaggcacAGACTCCCAGTAA